A region of Crenobacter cavernae DNA encodes the following proteins:
- a CDS encoding ATP-binding protein: MMTLDMLDRWLTSAPESEHLEFKEAKQQYDTTKLLRYCVALANEGGGHLVLGVTDKRPRKVVGTRAFLNTGDITARILEVLRMRVDVQELLHPDGRVLVFDIPSRPAGTPLHHEGAYLMRAGEDLVPMSADQLKRILAEGGPDWFELPAREAASPDDVVALLDTQSFFELMGLPYPTNRDGVLARLAQERLIEDKADGWCITNLAAVLLAKRLDAFSPELARKAPRVVIYEGVNKLTTREDKPGVRGYAVGFESLIDFVHSSAPLNRFVEQVVREEVKMFPRQAIRELVANALVHQDFEATGQSVMVEMYADRLEVSNPGLPPIKVERFIDEFRSRNERLAELMRRMGLCEEKGSGIDKVVHLAEVYQLPAPDFRTSETRTTAIMFAHQDFADMSKADRIRACYQHCALKYVSNERMSNQSLRERFKLPESKAVTASQVIGATKDAGLIKADESETTSTRYARYLPFWA, encoded by the coding sequence ATGATGACGCTTGACATGTTGGACCGCTGGCTGACCTCGGCCCCTGAGAGCGAGCACCTGGAATTCAAGGAGGCCAAGCAGCAATACGACACGACCAAGCTGCTTCGCTACTGTGTTGCACTGGCCAACGAAGGCGGCGGGCATCTGGTGCTGGGTGTCACGGACAAGCGGCCCCGGAAAGTGGTTGGTACGCGAGCCTTTTTGAATACGGGCGACATCACGGCGCGGATTTTGGAGGTCTTGCGCATGCGAGTAGATGTGCAAGAGCTGCTACACCCTGATGGCCGTGTGCTCGTATTTGACATCCCGTCCAGACCAGCAGGTACGCCCCTACATCACGAAGGCGCCTATCTGATGCGCGCCGGAGAAGACCTGGTGCCCATGTCAGCAGACCAGCTCAAGCGCATCCTGGCCGAAGGTGGGCCGGACTGGTTTGAGCTGCCCGCTCGCGAGGCCGCCAGCCCGGACGATGTGGTGGCTTTGCTGGACACGCAGTCATTCTTCGAACTGATGGGTTTGCCCTACCCGACCAACCGCGACGGGGTTTTGGCCCGCTTGGCACAGGAACGCCTGATAGAAGACAAGGCTGACGGGTGGTGCATCACCAATCTAGCCGCTGTATTGCTGGCCAAGCGGCTGGACGCCTTCTCACCCGAACTGGCACGCAAAGCGCCCAGGGTGGTGATTTACGAAGGCGTGAACAAGCTGACCACCCGTGAGGACAAGCCGGGCGTACGAGGCTACGCGGTCGGCTTTGAAAGTTTGATTGATTTTGTGCACTCATCTGCTCCGCTCAACCGCTTTGTGGAACAAGTAGTGCGCGAAGAGGTCAAGATGTTCCCTCGGCAAGCCATTCGTGAATTGGTGGCTAACGCGCTGGTGCACCAAGACTTTGAAGCCACCGGCCAATCGGTCATGGTCGAGATGTACGCGGACCGGTTGGAGGTGTCCAACCCTGGCCTGCCACCCATCAAGGTGGAGCGCTTCATTGACGAGTTCCGCTCCCGCAACGAGCGACTGGCCGAGCTGATGCGGCGCATGGGTTTATGCGAGGAAAAAGGCAGCGGCATCGACAAGGTGGTGCACTTGGCTGAGGTGTACCAGTTGCCTGCGCCCGACTTTCGCACCAGTGAGACACGAACCACGGCCATCATGTTCGCCCACCAGGACTTTGCAGACATGAGCAAGGCCGACCGAATCCGGGCCTGCTACCAGCACTGCGCACTGAAATACGTCAGCAACGAGCGCATGTCCAACCAGAGCCTGCGCGAGCGATTCAAGCTGCCAGAGTCCAAAGCGGTGACGGCCTCCCAGGTCATTGGTGCCACCAAGGATGCCGGGCTTATCAAGGCGGACGAGTCGGAAACGACGTCCACCCGATATGCTCGCTACCTACCGTTCTGGGCATAG
- a CDS encoding type I restriction endonuclease subunit R: MTEDQLEQETLGWLTEVGYTQLFGPDLAPEGANPERADYRQVLLLERLRGAVARLNPTIPLVAREDALRQVQELGIPAQLSANRRFHQLLVGGVPVEYQKDGETRGDFVRLVNWANPAANEWLAVNQFSIKGPHHTRRPDVILFLNGLPLVLLELKNPADENADIWKAYDQIQTYKEQIPDVFQYNEILVIADGSEARMGSLSANGERYMQWRTIDGITLDPLGQFNELETLVRGVLAPAYLLDYLRFFVLFEDDGTLVKKIAGYHQYHAVRAAIQQVVSASRPGGSHKGGVVWHTQGSGKSITMTCFAARVMQETAMENPTIVVITDRNDLDGQLFGVFSLAQDLLREQPVQAATRQDLRAKLANRPSGGIVFATIQKFMPGEDEDTFPMLSDRHNIVVIADEAHRTQYGFEAQLKGKPGQEKYQVGYAQHLRDALPNATFVAFTGTPVSSEDRDTRAVFGDYIHVYDMQQAKEDGATVAIYFESRLAKLSLKAEELPHIDAEVDELAEDEEESQQAKLKSRWAALEKVVGAEPRVAAVAADLVAHLEERNKAQSGKAMVVAMSREICVHLYNEIIKLRPDWHDADPEKGAIKIVMTGSASDKALLRPHIYSNQVKKRLEKRFKDPADPLKLVIVRDMWLTGFDAPCVHTLYVDKPMKGHNLMQAIARVNRVFKDKQGGLVVDYIGIANELKSALKEYTASQGRGRPTVDAAEAYAILAEKLDILRGMLHGYDYSDFLSAGHKRLAGAANHVLGLEDGKKRFADTALAMSKAFTLCCTLDEAKAVREEVAFMQALKVILTKRDLSQKKRTDEERELAIRQIIGSAVVSDDVVDVFQAVGLDKPNIGILDDAFLAEVRNLPERNLAVELLERLLEGEIKSRFAGNVVQEKKFSEMLANVVKRYQNRAIETAQVIEELIDMAKKFHAAASRGEQLGMTEDEVRFYDALANNESAVRELADETLKKIAHELTENLRQNITVDWSARESVRAKLRLMVKRILRKYKYPPDQQEGAVELVLQQAEALGEAWA, translated from the coding sequence ATGACCGAAGACCAACTGGAGCAGGAAACACTGGGTTGGCTGACCGAAGTCGGCTACACCCAGTTGTTTGGCCCAGACCTGGCCCCTGAGGGCGCTAATCCCGAGCGGGCCGACTATCGCCAGGTGTTGTTGCTGGAGCGACTGCGCGGCGCCGTCGCCCGTCTCAATCCGACCATTCCCTTGGTGGCCCGGGAAGATGCCCTGCGTCAGGTACAGGAACTGGGCATCCCCGCCCAGCTGTCGGCCAACCGGCGCTTCCATCAACTGTTGGTCGGCGGTGTGCCGGTGGAGTACCAGAAGGACGGCGAGACCCGGGGCGACTTCGTCCGCCTGGTCAACTGGGCCAACCCTGCCGCCAACGAATGGCTGGCGGTGAACCAGTTCTCCATCAAGGGGCCGCACCACACCCGGCGCCCGGACGTCATCCTGTTCCTCAACGGCCTGCCGCTGGTGCTGCTGGAGCTGAAGAACCCGGCCGACGAGAACGCCGACATCTGGAAGGCGTACGACCAGATTCAGACCTACAAGGAACAGATTCCGGACGTTTTCCAGTACAACGAAATCCTGGTGATTGCCGACGGTTCCGAAGCGCGCATGGGCTCGCTGTCGGCCAATGGTGAGCGCTACATGCAGTGGCGCACCATCGACGGCATCACCCTCGACCCGCTCGGCCAGTTCAACGAACTGGAAACCTTGGTGCGCGGCGTGCTGGCGCCGGCCTACCTGCTCGACTATCTGCGCTTCTTCGTCCTGTTCGAGGACGATGGCACGCTGGTCAAGAAAATCGCCGGCTACCACCAGTACCATGCAGTGCGGGCCGCCATCCAGCAGGTTGTCTCGGCCTCCCGCCCTGGAGGTAGCCATAAGGGCGGCGTAGTGTGGCATACCCAGGGCAGCGGCAAGAGCATCACCATGACCTGCTTCGCCGCCCGGGTGATGCAGGAGACCGCGATGGAAAACCCCACCATCGTGGTCATCACCGACCGCAACGACCTGGACGGGCAGCTGTTCGGCGTGTTCTCGCTGGCCCAGGACCTGCTGCGAGAGCAGCCGGTGCAGGCGGCCACCCGCCAGGACCTGCGCGCCAAGCTGGCCAACCGGCCATCCGGTGGCATCGTGTTCGCCACCATCCAGAAGTTCATGCCCGGGGAGGATGAAGACACCTTCCCGATGCTGTCGGACCGGCACAACATCGTGGTCATCGCCGACGAGGCGCACCGCACCCAGTACGGCTTCGAAGCCCAGCTGAAGGGCAAGCCCGGCCAGGAGAAGTATCAGGTCGGCTACGCCCAGCACCTGCGCGACGCGCTGCCCAACGCGACCTTCGTCGCCTTTACCGGCACCCCGGTGTCGAGCGAGGACCGCGACACCCGGGCGGTATTCGGCGACTACATCCACGTCTACGACATGCAGCAGGCCAAGGAGGATGGCGCCACCGTGGCCATCTACTTCGAGTCGCGCCTGGCCAAGCTGTCGCTCAAGGCCGAGGAACTGCCCCACATCGATGCGGAAGTCGATGAGCTGGCGGAGGACGAGGAAGAAAGCCAGCAGGCCAAGCTGAAGAGCCGCTGGGCCGCGCTGGAGAAAGTGGTTGGCGCGGAGCCTCGGGTGGCGGCCGTGGCCGCCGACCTGGTGGCCCACTTAGAGGAGCGCAATAAGGCGCAGAGCGGCAAGGCGATGGTGGTCGCCATGAGCCGGGAGATTTGCGTTCACCTCTACAACGAAATCATCAAGCTGCGCCCCGACTGGCATGACGCCGACCCGGAGAAAGGCGCCATCAAGATTGTGATGACCGGCTCCGCCAGCGACAAGGCGCTGCTGCGGCCCCACATCTACAGCAATCAGGTCAAGAAGCGCCTGGAGAAGCGCTTCAAGGACCCGGCCGACCCGCTGAAGCTGGTTATCGTGCGCGACATGTGGCTGACCGGCTTCGATGCCCCCTGCGTGCACACCCTGTACGTCGACAAGCCGATGAAGGGCCACAACCTGATGCAGGCCATCGCCCGGGTGAATCGGGTGTTCAAGGACAAGCAGGGCGGCCTGGTGGTGGACTACATCGGCATCGCCAACGAGCTGAAGAGCGCCCTCAAGGAATACACCGCCAGCCAGGGCCGGGGCCGCCCCACGGTGGATGCCGCCGAGGCGTACGCCATCCTGGCGGAGAAGCTCGACATCCTGCGCGGCATGCTGCACGGCTACGACTACAGCGATTTCCTGAGCGCCGGCCACAAGCGCCTAGCGGGGGCGGCCAACCATGTGCTGGGCTTGGAGGATGGCAAGAAGCGATTTGCCGACACGGCGCTGGCCATGAGCAAAGCCTTCACTCTCTGCTGCACCCTGGACGAGGCCAAAGCAGTGCGGGAGGAAGTGGCCTTCATGCAAGCGCTGAAGGTCATCCTGACCAAGCGCGACCTCAGCCAGAAGAAGCGTACCGATGAAGAGCGGGAACTGGCCATCCGGCAAATCATCGGTTCGGCGGTGGTGTCCGACGATGTGGTGGATGTCTTCCAGGCGGTGGGCCTCGACAAGCCCAATATCGGCATCCTGGACGACGCCTTCCTGGCGGAAGTGCGCAACCTACCGGAACGGAACCTGGCTGTGGAGCTCTTGGAGCGGCTGCTGGAGGGCGAAATCAAGAGCCGCTTCGCCGGCAATGTCGTCCAGGAGAAGAAGTTCTCCGAAATGCTGGCCAACGTGGTGAAGCGTTACCAGAACCGGGCCATTGAAACCGCCCAGGTCATCGAGGAACTCATCGACATGGCCAAGAAGTTCCATGCCGCCGCCAGCCGCGGGGAGCAGTTGGGGATGACTGAGGATGAAGTCCGCTTCTACGATGCGCTAGCCAACAACGAATCCGCCGTGCGAGAACTGGCCGATGAGACCTTGAAGAAGATTGCCCATGAGCTGACGGAGAACCTGCGACAGAACATCACCGTGGACTGGTCGGCGCGCGAGAGCGTCCGGGCCAAGCTGCGCCTGATGGTGAAGCGGATTCTGCGGAAGTACAAATACCCGCCGGACCAGCAAGAAGGTGCGGTGGAGTTGGTGCTGCAGCAAGCCGAAGCGTTGGGTGAGGCTTGGGCCTGA
- a CDS encoding DUF4357 domain-containing protein — MTHTLTAKEQSLAKIFSDDYVFTIPGYQRPYAWGKEQAQELLDDLLGALNIAPEQLSEAAPYFLGSIVLIKGESSAEATVVDGQQRLTTLTLLLSAIRASVHDTAVQTGITKRIYEHGDVVSATQARYRLSLRERDRDFFRKYVQHENGLPIVVQLNTPLPDAQSRLRANAQVFMEGLTKLTQFDLVRLVQFIITRCYLVTVATPDLDSAYRIFGVLNSRGLDLSATDILKAEIIGGIAPSLRDVYTEKWEDEEENLGRDEFGDLFSHIRMVYRKAKPQGTLLKEFKEHVTPAKQPREFVDEILLPMAHAFGELRDADYSSHKYAEQVNEHLHWLNRLEFKDWVPPALAFFVRHREQPDLVLTFFRDLERLGYSMLVRKTGVNDRIERFSALTGTVESGQDLLGKTSPLQLSPQEQHETYAALSGPLYDTHSPRALALLLLRLDRLMSDGSASYQHDVVSVEHVMPQQPAPNSQWVAWVPEAAAHQQWVHRLGNLTLLSRKKNSAASNRDFAWKKSAYFTKGGVCSFALTTQVLQHSDWTVEVMQQRQEAMLKALESHWRLEDRKSKVDIAEALLADLVQTSDGALFELESAKHGLSAIARENGQAFTVQTGSQAKLDWTGQPHSYLQLREELRSEGTLQPSGDGTHLVFTRDVAFSSPSAASATVLGRTDNGRNTWRLKGTSITYAAWQDNLPATQPTTGRADS; from the coding sequence TTGACGCACACGCTCACTGCAAAAGAACAGTCGCTGGCCAAAATTTTCAGCGATGATTATGTGTTTACCATTCCTGGCTACCAGCGCCCCTATGCCTGGGGCAAGGAGCAAGCACAAGAGCTTCTGGACGATTTGCTGGGCGCATTGAATATTGCACCTGAACAACTCAGCGAGGCGGCACCGTACTTTCTGGGCAGCATCGTGCTTATCAAGGGAGAAAGCTCAGCGGAAGCAACAGTAGTTGACGGCCAGCAGCGGCTGACCACACTGACGCTGCTGCTCTCGGCCATACGGGCTTCAGTGCACGACACCGCCGTACAGACCGGCATCACCAAACGTATCTACGAGCATGGCGACGTGGTGTCGGCCACTCAGGCACGCTATCGACTCTCGCTGCGCGAACGGGACCGCGACTTTTTTCGCAAGTACGTTCAGCATGAAAACGGGTTGCCAATAGTAGTACAGCTCAACACTCCGCTCCCCGACGCACAGTCGCGCCTGCGTGCGAACGCGCAAGTTTTCATGGAAGGCTTGACCAAGCTGACACAGTTCGACTTGGTACGCCTTGTGCAATTCATCATCACGCGCTGCTACCTTGTTACAGTGGCAACACCTGACCTAGATTCGGCCTATCGCATCTTCGGCGTACTGAACAGCCGTGGCCTGGACCTGAGCGCAACCGACATCCTCAAGGCAGAAATCATCGGCGGTATTGCGCCGTCACTACGCGACGTCTACACGGAGAAGTGGGAAGACGAGGAAGAAAACCTAGGGCGGGATGAGTTTGGCGACCTATTCAGCCACATCCGCATGGTCTATCGCAAGGCCAAGCCGCAGGGCACTTTGCTCAAGGAGTTCAAGGAACATGTCACTCCAGCCAAGCAGCCGCGTGAGTTTGTCGACGAGATTCTGTTGCCGATGGCCCATGCTTTCGGCGAGTTGCGTGACGCCGACTACTCCAGCCACAAATATGCTGAACAAGTAAATGAGCACCTGCATTGGCTCAATCGACTGGAGTTCAAGGACTGGGTACCACCAGCCCTAGCTTTCTTTGTAAGACATCGAGAACAGCCGGACTTGGTGCTGACATTCTTCCGCGACCTGGAGCGTCTCGGCTATTCAATGCTGGTTCGCAAGACAGGCGTTAACGACCGGATTGAACGTTTCTCGGCCCTGACCGGAACCGTCGAAAGTGGCCAAGACCTGTTGGGCAAAACATCGCCACTTCAGCTCTCGCCACAGGAGCAACACGAAACCTATGCTGCGCTGAGTGGCCCGCTATATGACACCCATTCACCACGAGCCCTGGCCCTCCTGCTACTACGGCTGGACCGATTGATGTCCGATGGGAGCGCCAGCTACCAGCATGACGTAGTATCCGTCGAACATGTCATGCCTCAGCAACCCGCACCGAACAGTCAATGGGTGGCATGGGTGCCTGAGGCGGCGGCACATCAGCAATGGGTACATCGCCTCGGCAATCTTACATTGTTGAGCCGCAAGAAGAATAGCGCGGCAAGCAACCGCGATTTCGCATGGAAGAAATCGGCCTACTTCACCAAGGGCGGGGTATGTAGCTTCGCCCTTACAACGCAAGTGCTCCAGCATTCAGACTGGACCGTCGAGGTGATGCAGCAACGGCAGGAAGCCATGCTGAAGGCGCTTGAGTCGCACTGGCGCCTAGAAGACCGTAAGAGCAAGGTAGACATCGCCGAGGCTTTGCTGGCCGACCTGGTCCAAACCAGCGACGGTGCACTCTTTGAATTGGAAAGCGCCAAGCACGGACTTAGTGCCATAGCTCGGGAAAACGGTCAGGCTTTCACCGTGCAGACCGGCTCGCAGGCCAAACTGGATTGGACAGGGCAACCGCACTCCTATCTGCAATTGCGTGAAGAATTACGCAGTGAGGGCACTTTACAGCCGTCCGGAGATGGCACTCACTTGGTATTCACTCGGGATGTAGCCTTCAGCAGCCCCAGCGCAGCATCCGCCACGGTACTCGGGCGTACAGACAATGGCCGCAATACCTGGCGCCTCAAGGGAACGTCCATTACTTATGCCGCCTGGCAAGACAACCTGCCGGCAACTCAGCCCACCACTGGCCGTGCGGATTCCTAA
- a CDS encoding helix-turn-helix domain-containing protein: MVKKEPTTVFGRRLREARLRAAIPQDRLGVEIGLDEGTASARMSRYETGAHEPPFGIAVKLAQVLCVPTAYFYCEDDELANVVLAWGQVDRSERKRIKLLIESMQTDKKEP; encoded by the coding sequence ATGGTAAAGAAGGAGCCAACCACTGTCTTTGGCCGTCGCCTGCGTGAGGCAAGGTTACGGGCTGCTATTCCGCAGGACCGACTAGGTGTCGAGATTGGTCTTGATGAGGGAACGGCAAGCGCGCGGATGAGCCGCTACGAGACGGGAGCACATGAGCCCCCGTTTGGCATTGCCGTGAAGCTGGCCCAAGTGCTTTGCGTGCCTACTGCGTATTTTTATTGCGAAGATGATGAGCTTGCCAACGTAGTCCTCGCCTGGGGACAAGTGGATAGGTCTGAGCGCAAGCGCATCAAACTCCTGATTGAGTCCATGCAGACAGACAAAAAAGAACCGTAA
- a CDS encoding lipoprotein, which produces MRINWTVFSRQHNAPNHLIISLKMKKLRYSMAILSFILTLSGCSDKPSDTQTKQDSIDYALANIVVDKSFLELTKAERTNGWEKDKAYFVHYDLEFKTTENYATMLTAKAENIEAQLAALSELEQATYLMKLSLEYNDKTYLQPFTDWWKGNQDTAEYQQTVGRFLRKTSNNDMRERQLMLVAAYAELTSNGSFPVGMKKGDTYKYWTELSYIKTEKGWMRQQ; this is translated from the coding sequence TTGCGTATCAACTGGACAGTTTTCTCTCGCCAACACAATGCCCCAAACCACCTTATTATTAGCCTGAAAATGAAAAAATTAAGGTACTCAATGGCGATTTTGTCATTCATATTGACGTTGTCGGGATGCAGTGACAAGCCTTCGGACACGCAAACAAAGCAGGATTCGATTGACTACGCTCTGGCAAATATCGTCGTGGACAAATCTTTTTTGGAGCTAACTAAGGCGGAGCGAACAAACGGCTGGGAGAAGGATAAAGCCTACTTCGTGCACTATGACCTAGAATTTAAGACAACTGAGAACTACGCGACCATGCTGACCGCAAAAGCTGAGAATATTGAAGCTCAGCTTGCGGCCCTTAGTGAGCTTGAGCAGGCTACGTACCTGATGAAATTATCACTTGAATACAATGACAAAACGTATTTGCAGCCGTTTACCGACTGGTGGAAGGGGAATCAGGATACCGCCGAATACCAACAGACAGTTGGCCGCTTCCTGAGAAAAACGTCGAACAATGACATGAGGGAGCGCCAGCTTATGCTGGTTGCCGCCTACGCGGAATTGACTTCAAATGGAAGTTTTCCCGTCGGAATGAAGAAAGGCGACACCTACAAGTACTGGACGGAGCTTTCTTACATCAAGACTGAAAAAGGATGGATGCGCCAACAGTAG
- a CDS encoding UvrD-helicase domain-containing protein produces the protein MMIVQLKIWGPSALGRLFTRSPDWKLKLFTEGYELIVSSKAYQGNLVDLERLQITAGTFWATLNIPLPVGGAASLDGIPNAEAKMLAQAVALAVRKIRVAELIKNFEESMQPVLRWVSGVRGACKAQLNSKGWLTQEFKDAQSNLKPQGLAELLSVPEFVKHLDAQSQPLKDAVSLWKKKFGEVADGINEKHLAREIQEFKSFFEQVEKSPLTEEQAKAVVCFDNRVLLVASAGSGKTSTMVAKAGYALKKGYFDADKILLLAFNKDAAAELRERIKVRLEPLGLPADRVVAKTFHAFGLDVIGAATGKRPSVASWLESGQDLEVLLELVDDLKDRDVAFRTNWDLFRVVFGQDLPKFGKEHESPDSWDRERKTEGFWTLNGEVVKSRGEQLIANWLFYNGVQYQYEAAYPVETANAQHRQYKPDFYLPDIDAYLEHWGVDRSGEPPPEFKGYKEEMAWKRKLHAEHGTTLLETTMADLWSGKAFRYLTEELTRLGVTLDPNPDRPAKGRKPIENPRLARTFRAFLTHAKSNRLSVTALRQRLDAGVAGQFHFRHQIFLELFEKVWAAWEEKLKADRCIDFEDMLGLAANCVESGQWQSPYELVMVDEFQDVSQSRARLVASLLKAPGRCLFAVGDDWQSINRFAGSDLDVMTDFEAKFGSAVTLKLETTFRCPQSLCDISSSFVQKNPKQLRKRVRSAKPDVEQPVRIIRVDDETKIQAAVAKRIQELANEYGAPGKPRRIYVLGRYRKEREYLSIGIADSRVQVEFVTAHSSKGLEADHVIVPRMTSETLGFPSRIEDDPVLQLAMPGGDSFEDAEERRLFYVALTRARTSVTLITLAHKESSFIAELVKDNQLEVLNLDGEDDSSRVCSVCGKGFMVQRTGPYGQFLGCSRFPKCRHKEKIHLTVLPTHEYPATGKGAKRRPAR, from the coding sequence ATGATGATTGTGCAGCTTAAGATTTGGGGCCCCTCAGCACTGGGGAGGTTGTTTACCCGCTCACCAGATTGGAAACTCAAGCTCTTCACGGAAGGCTATGAGCTTATCGTCAGTAGCAAGGCCTACCAAGGTAACCTGGTCGACCTTGAACGCCTACAAATTACAGCTGGAACATTTTGGGCAACCCTAAATATTCCTCTACCGGTCGGGGGGGCAGCTTCGCTGGATGGTATTCCTAATGCGGAAGCCAAGATGTTGGCTCAGGCGGTTGCCCTAGCTGTCAGAAAAATCCGTGTTGCTGAACTCATTAAGAATTTCGAGGAGTCGATGCAGCCTGTTTTACGCTGGGTGAGTGGCGTGCGGGGTGCCTGCAAAGCTCAACTAAACAGTAAAGGCTGGTTGACTCAGGAATTCAAGGATGCACAATCAAACCTCAAACCACAGGGGTTGGCTGAACTTCTATCAGTACCAGAGTTTGTAAAGCACCTTGACGCCCAAAGCCAGCCTCTGAAGGATGCTGTTTCACTCTGGAAGAAAAAATTTGGTGAGGTCGCCGATGGCATCAATGAAAAGCATCTGGCCAGAGAGATTCAAGAGTTCAAATCCTTCTTCGAACAAGTTGAGAAGTCTCCTCTGACCGAGGAACAGGCTAAGGCCGTTGTTTGTTTTGACAACCGGGTACTACTGGTTGCCTCGGCCGGCTCGGGCAAGACCTCAACTATGGTAGCCAAAGCCGGCTATGCCTTGAAGAAGGGGTACTTCGACGCCGACAAGATACTGCTCCTCGCTTTCAACAAGGATGCTGCGGCCGAGTTGCGAGAGCGAATTAAAGTTCGCCTCGAACCGCTTGGCCTGCCGGCGGACAGGGTGGTAGCCAAAACTTTTCACGCATTTGGTTTGGATGTTATCGGGGCGGCAACCGGAAAGCGTCCATCGGTCGCTTCCTGGTTGGAAAGCGGCCAAGACCTGGAAGTCCTTCTCGAACTGGTGGATGACCTGAAGGACCGCGACGTGGCCTTCCGGACAAACTGGGATTTGTTCCGCGTGGTCTTTGGTCAGGATTTGCCCAAGTTTGGCAAGGAGCATGAATCTCCTGACTCATGGGACCGGGAGCGCAAAACAGAGGGCTTCTGGACATTGAACGGCGAGGTTGTGAAGAGTCGCGGTGAACAGCTCATCGCAAATTGGCTCTTCTACAACGGTGTTCAGTACCAGTACGAAGCCGCCTACCCGGTAGAGACGGCAAATGCCCAGCATCGTCAGTACAAGCCTGACTTTTACCTCCCGGATATTGATGCCTACCTTGAGCACTGGGGCGTGGACCGGAGCGGCGAACCGCCACCTGAATTCAAGGGCTATAAGGAGGAGATGGCTTGGAAGCGAAAGCTACACGCAGAGCATGGCACTACGCTCCTCGAAACAACGATGGCCGACCTCTGGAGTGGCAAGGCCTTCCGGTATTTGACAGAGGAGCTGACGCGTCTCGGCGTCACGCTCGACCCTAACCCTGATAGACCTGCCAAGGGTAGGAAGCCCATCGAAAACCCGAGGCTGGCACGAACCTTCAGGGCATTTCTAACTCATGCCAAAAGCAATCGTTTATCGGTAACCGCGCTCCGTCAGCGGTTGGACGCCGGCGTTGCGGGACAATTCCACTTCCGGCATCAGATTTTCCTGGAGTTGTTCGAGAAGGTGTGGGCCGCCTGGGAGGAGAAGCTCAAGGCAGACCGCTGTATCGATTTTGAGGACATGCTTGGGTTGGCGGCCAACTGCGTTGAGTCCGGCCAGTGGCAGAGTCCGTACGAGCTCGTGATGGTTGATGAATTCCAAGACGTCAGCCAATCACGGGCTCGGCTGGTGGCCAGCTTGTTGAAGGCTCCTGGGCGATGTCTCTTCGCCGTAGGTGACGACTGGCAAAGCATCAACCGATTTGCAGGTTCCGATTTGGATGTGATGACCGACTTTGAAGCCAAGTTCGGCAGTGCGGTCACTCTCAAATTGGAAACGACTTTCAGATGCCCGCAGTCACTGTGTGACATCAGTAGCTCGTTCGTTCAGAAGAATCCGAAGCAGCTACGGAAGAGAGTCAGGTCCGCTAAGCCGGACGTTGAGCAACCAGTACGGATTATTCGGGTCGACGACGAGACGAAGATTCAAGCCGCAGTGGCCAAGCGCATTCAGGAGCTTGCGAACGAATATGGGGCACCTGGAAAACCGCGCCGTATCTACGTTCTCGGCCGTTACAGAAAGGAACGGGAGTATCTTTCCATTGGTATTGCCGATAGCCGGGTTCAGGTTGAGTTCGTGACGGCACATTCCTCAAAGGGCCTGGAAGCTGACCATGTCATAGTTCCGAGGATGACCTCAGAGACCCTTGGATTCCCGAGCCGCATCGAAGATGACCCAGTGCTACAGCTCGCGATGCCTGGAGGGGACTCATTCGAAGATGCTGAAGAGCGCCGTCTGTTCTATGTCGCCCTGACACGTGCGAGGACCTCGGTGACGTTGATTACTTTGGCTCACAAGGAATCCTCCTTTATTGCCGAACTGGTGAAAGATAACCAGCTCGAAGTGCTCAACCTTGATGGCGAGGACGATTCGTCCCGCGTGTGTTCGGTCTGCGGCAAGGGATTTATGGTGCAGAGGACTGGACCATATGGTCAATTCTTGGGCTGTAGCCGATTCCCTAAATGCCGGCATAAGGAAAAAATCCATCTGACTGTGCTCCCGACTCATGAATATCCTGCAACCGGCAAAGGTGCGAAGAGACGCCCCGCTAGATAG